The Proteiniborus sp. DW1 genome window below encodes:
- the arcA gene encoding arginine deiminase, protein MVKDKKKGLNVYSDIGKLETVLLHRPGKELENLVPDYLERLLFDDIPYLDLARREHDNFADILRGNGVEVLYLEDLSAEAIADSDVRNKFIDEFLAEGNVVGRGTREVLKEYFQQFDDRELIDKLMAGIRKDEIPKLINKSLMDLTDTRYPFVLDPMPNLYFTRDPFATIGHGITLNRMKTDVRNRETIFAKYIFENHPRFKDLEVPVWFDRKEMYALEGGDIIVFNPKVIAVGISARTDAAAIEKFSERVLYSDEHFETILAFDIPKKRAFMHLDTVFTMVDYEKFTIHPEAENNLTVYSIKKSNRFQGELSIEKEELSLEQILKKYLELDKVTLIRCAGGNTIDAAREQWNDGSNTLAIAPGEVVVYARNYVTNRILEEHGIKTHVMSCSELSRGRGGPRCMSMPLMRRNL, encoded by the coding sequence ATGGTAAAGGATAAGAAAAAGGGGCTCAACGTGTATTCGGATATTGGAAAGCTAGAAACAGTATTGTTACATCGTCCAGGAAAGGAGCTCGAAAATCTAGTTCCAGATTACCTTGAGAGATTATTGTTTGATGATATTCCCTATTTAGACTTAGCTAGAAGGGAACATGATAATTTTGCAGATATTCTACGGGGAAATGGAGTAGAAGTCCTATACTTAGAGGACCTATCAGCAGAGGCTATAGCTGATTCAGACGTTAGAAATAAGTTTATAGATGAGTTTTTAGCGGAAGGAAATGTAGTAGGTAGAGGTACTAGGGAAGTTCTTAAAGAATATTTTCAACAATTTGATGATAGAGAACTTATAGACAAACTTATGGCAGGAATTAGAAAAGATGAAATACCAAAGTTGATTAATAAATCTCTTATGGATTTAACTGATACTAGATATCCTTTTGTTTTAGATCCTATGCCAAATCTATACTTTACAAGGGATCCCTTTGCCACAATAGGACATGGAATAACACTGAACCGTATGAAGACAGATGTGAGAAACAGAGAAACTATATTTGCTAAATATATTTTTGAAAATCATCCTAGGTTCAAGGATTTAGAGGTTCCAGTGTGGTTTGACAGAAAGGAAATGTATGCACTTGAGGGAGGGGATATTATAGTATTTAACCCTAAGGTCATAGCTGTAGGTATTTCTGCTAGAACAGACGCAGCAGCAATTGAAAAATTCTCTGAAAGAGTACTATACTCTGATGAACACTTCGAAACAATCCTTGCCTTTGATATCCCAAAGAAAAGAGCTTTTATGCATCTTGATACTGTATTTACAATGGTTGATTATGAAAAGTTTACGATTCACCCTGAAGCTGAAAATAACTTAACGGTTTATTCTATTAAGAAAAGTAATAGATTTCAAGGAGAATTATCTATAGAAAAAGAAGAATTATCCCTAGAGCAAATTTTAAAAAAATATCTTGAGTTAGATAAAGTGACTTTAATTCGATGCGCTGGCGGCAATACGATAGATGCTGCGAGGGAGCAATGGAATGATGGCTCTAATACTCTAGCCATAGCACCTGGGGAAGTAGTTGTATATGCTAGAAATTATGTCACTAATAGGATTTTAGAGGAACATGGGATTAAGACTCATGTTATGTCATGTTCAGAGCTTTCAAGGGGACGTGGAGGTCCGAGATGTATGAGCATGCCTTTGATGAGGAGAAATTTATAA